In one Candidatus Zixiibacteriota bacterium genomic region, the following are encoded:
- a CDS encoding ubiquinone biosynthesis protein UbiB, with the protein MFKQYSLKHRLELFKRYRQIVQVLAKYGFGEVLGRLNIAARLKLGRGRLSEKDEKLTKMNYAVRIRLALEELGPTFIKFGQVLSTRPFLIPLDLVIELSKLQDEVPPFEFRKVRNIIETELKASLDSVFETFEHEPVASASLSQVHVATLKDGQRVAVKVQRPNVNKTMKVDMDILRDMARLFEEFVPESRRFDPSGQVDELAKVSRRETDFLNEGRNMEIFQYNFQDSEDIIIPQISWKFTTSRVLTCEYIDGTKISSLDKLKQLGLDNKIVARNGLRAILKMIFIDRFFHGDPHPGNIFVLPKNRIALLDFGMVGQLSESVVEFLIDLISAISDYDARKIIKTLLDFNLVPEDVDRLTLESEITEFIYRYHRIPLWQMDMRALSMDAMDIFYRHNIHLPASFMLLLKAMITAEEVGRMVDPEINLITEAEPFIKSMAKKQMGVRSLRKDAVTALGDLRQLLTTLPFEARRITTKLRQGKIVMQFQHRGLENLTEELYQSSKRLSLALIIAAVLISASLINSTGLGVSLFGLPVLSLLGYLLAGGLAVWLIFNIMRSGRK; encoded by the coding sequence ATGTTCAAACAGTACAGCCTCAAACATCGCCTCGAACTTTTCAAGCGCTATCGCCAGATCGTGCAGGTTCTGGCTAAATACGGTTTTGGGGAGGTTCTGGGACGATTGAATATCGCCGCTCGCCTTAAACTCGGACGGGGGAGACTGTCTGAAAAAGACGAGAAGCTGACCAAGATGAACTATGCAGTCCGGATCAGGCTGGCGCTTGAGGAACTAGGACCGACCTTCATCAAGTTTGGACAGGTACTTTCGACCCGTCCGTTTCTGATACCGCTCGATCTCGTGATCGAACTTTCCAAGCTCCAGGATGAAGTCCCGCCTTTCGAGTTTCGCAAAGTGCGAAATATCATAGAGACCGAGTTGAAGGCTTCCCTCGACAGCGTGTTCGAAACTTTCGAACACGAACCGGTAGCATCGGCCTCCCTGTCACAGGTCCATGTCGCCACTTTAAAAGATGGCCAGCGGGTAGCGGTCAAAGTACAGCGCCCCAATGTCAACAAGACCATGAAAGTCGACATGGATATCCTGCGTGATATGGCCCGGCTGTTCGAGGAGTTCGTGCCTGAATCACGACGGTTCGATCCCAGCGGTCAGGTCGATGAACTCGCCAAGGTCTCGCGCCGGGAGACCGATTTCCTCAACGAGGGACGCAACATGGAAATCTTCCAGTATAATTTCCAGGACAGTGAAGATATCATCATTCCACAGATAAGCTGGAAGTTCACTACTTCGCGCGTATTGACCTGTGAATATATCGACGGCACGAAGATTTCATCGCTGGATAAGCTCAAGCAACTTGGTCTCGACAATAAAATCGTTGCTCGTAACGGGCTTCGCGCGATTCTCAAGATGATATTTATCGATCGTTTTTTCCACGGCGATCCTCATCCGGGAAATATTTTCGTACTGCCTAAAAACCGGATCGCGCTTCTGGATTTCGGTATGGTCGGTCAGCTTTCGGAATCGGTGGTGGAGTTCTTGATTGACTTGATATCAGCTATTTCAGATTACGATGCCCGCAAAATCATTAAAACGCTTCTGGATTTCAACCTGGTGCCGGAGGATGTCGACCGGCTGACTTTGGAGAGCGAAATTACCGAGTTCATCTATCGCTACCACCGCATACCTCTCTGGCAGATGGATATGCGAGCTTTGAGCATGGACGCGATGGACATCTTCTATCGACACAATATCCACCTGCCGGCCTCGTTCATGTTGCTTCTCAAAGCTATGATTACCGCCGAGGAGGTCGGTCGTATGGTCGACCCGGAGATAAACCTGATAACTGAGGCTGAGCCGTTTATCAAGAGCATGGCCAAAAAGCAGATGGGTGTCCGTTCCCTTCGCAAGGACGCGGTGACCGCATTGGGCGACCTGCGCCAGCTTTTAACGACATTGCCATTTGAAGCACGCCGGATTACTACAAAGCTTCGGCAGGGAAAGATCGTGATGCAGTTCCAGCATCGCGGGCTCGAGAACCTGACCGAGGAATTGTACCAGTCATCTAAACGGCTGTCTCTGGCTTTAATTATCGCGGCGGTTCTGATCTCGGCCTCGCTGATCAACAGCACCGGGCTGGGAGTTTCACTTTTTGGCTTGCCTGTACTGTCACTTCTTGGTTATCTTCTGGCAGGCGGACTGGCCGTTTGGCTGATTTTTAATATAATGCGATCAGGACGAAAATGA
- a CDS encoding T9SS type A sorting domain-containing protein, protein MKQKNLTILSLLTSLMLLIFAGSALADVTVEFIDNTFSVGRTDQTIEMKVTADSPINMFDVVAEVADGGSFATVTDVSFNLAAGSGGSDLSLVDGPTDDLFRFWGMNLGACDPILNAGETVAVTLTVDVDCREGIFTITPTGLTWDIDAYTSATTMFLADCAEEAVTGVMGTYEVVDNPPEFTNCPTEDLLFQCNEPANYDFEADDIDLGYCNEELTFSMVSGPGSINGTTGEWTWNSVGQVGAHNVSVKVTDTYGQEAQCDFVVVILNMEPEVTYCPPEYTADYDGISVVSVSFGETAEGQVQGWDPDDPTCPGPLDYFVSDGPDILGSALVIDSVVEVPDSGAIAFWSWDTDDEPEFTGIHPVTIGLTDQADTVYCDFEIQVLGLEVKISKVPEDIDGLDFVLQGEYVNVPITVFADGTTVGGFELLIQYDAAALTFTEASLGETLDNCGWEYFTFRKGPFGNCGGECPSGLVRLIGINDVNNGQDHPDPCASQWDYDSVTVANLTFYVTDDRTYECQYVPINFYWLDCTDNTISDASGYDLFLSRQVFWFSEPDDQFLLLDPADNPFIAGWQSIPGGIDCENQADPGKPGPESFIDFYAGGVDIACAEDIDDRGDLNLNGIAHEIADAVLYSNYFIFGPSVFDINAAGQVAASDVNNDGKVLTVGDLVYLIRVINGDEIAIPKLAPFANNVDVRVVNSINGVSVNTSSGTDIGAALFVFQADNVLGEPTLSASGMDIMSNYENGELRVLVYDYGSGYVPSGENKLFNVAVNGDIQLTHAEIVDYNGSDLNVNASMKALPTEFAAKPNYPNPFNPSTDIQLDLPESANWSIDIYNVSGQLVKSFSGHNDAGTVTVTWDATGMASGIYFYKATVGQYTKVHKMVLMK, encoded by the coding sequence ATGAAGCAAAAAAATCTTACAATTCTTTCTTTGCTGACCTCGTTAATGCTTCTTATCTTTGCTGGCTCTGCGTTGGCTGACGTTACGGTGGAGTTTATTGACAACACCTTTTCAGTTGGCCGCACCGACCAGACCATTGAGATGAAAGTTACTGCAGATAGCCCGATCAATATGTTCGATGTTGTGGCCGAGGTCGCCGATGGCGGTTCCTTCGCTACTGTCACGGACGTCAGTTTCAACCTCGCGGCTGGTAGCGGCGGCTCCGACCTTTCGCTGGTCGATGGTCCGACCGATGACCTGTTCCGTTTCTGGGGAATGAACCTGGGCGCCTGTGATCCGATCCTTAATGCGGGTGAAACAGTTGCTGTCACTTTAACGGTTGATGTGGATTGCCGTGAGGGCATCTTCACTATTACACCGACTGGTCTGACTTGGGATATCGATGCCTATACTTCTGCCACTACCATGTTCCTGGCTGATTGTGCTGAAGAAGCTGTTACCGGTGTCATGGGTACTTATGAAGTCGTTGACAATCCGCCTGAGTTCACCAACTGCCCCACAGAAGATCTGCTCTTCCAGTGTAACGAACCTGCGAACTACGATTTTGAGGCTGACGATATCGATCTCGGTTATTGTAACGAGGAGCTTACCTTCTCGATGGTCAGTGGTCCGGGCTCTATCAACGGTACAACCGGTGAGTGGACCTGGAACTCCGTTGGTCAAGTTGGCGCGCATAACGTTTCCGTCAAAGTGACCGATACCTATGGTCAGGAAGCTCAGTGCGACTTTGTCGTGGTGATCCTGAACATGGAGCCGGAGGTAACTTACTGTCCGCCTGAATATACCGCCGATTACGACGGTATTAGCGTAGTTTCAGTCAGCTTTGGTGAGACGGCTGAAGGCCAGGTTCAGGGTTGGGATCCAGATGATCCGACCTGCCCCGGCCCTCTCGACTATTTCGTTAGCGACGGCCCGGATATTCTGGGTAGCGCGCTCGTTATCGATTCGGTCGTCGAAGTCCCGGATTCCGGTGCTATCGCATTCTGGTCATGGGATACCGATGACGAACCCGAATTCACTGGTATACACCCGGTCACGATCGGTCTGACCGATCAGGCTGACACCGTATACTGTGATTTCGAGATTCAAGTACTTGGTCTTGAGGTCAAGATCAGTAAAGTTCCTGAGGACATTGATGGTCTCGATTTTGTCTTGCAGGGTGAGTACGTAAATGTTCCGATTACCGTCTTTGCGGATGGTACTACCGTGGGTGGTTTTGAACTTCTGATTCAGTACGACGCCGCGGCGCTGACATTTACTGAGGCTTCTCTGGGTGAGACACTGGACAACTGCGGTTGGGAATACTTTACTTTCCGTAAAGGCCCCTTCGGCAATTGTGGCGGTGAATGTCCGAGTGGATTGGTGAGACTTATTGGTATAAATGACGTTAACAACGGTCAGGACCATCCTGATCCGTGTGCTTCACAGTGGGATTACGATTCCGTAACTGTTGCTAATCTCACATTCTACGTGACTGATGACAGGACTTACGAATGCCAGTACGTTCCGATCAACTTCTATTGGCTGGATTGTACCGACAATACTATCTCTGACGCTTCCGGTTATGACCTGTTCCTGAGCAGACAGGTCTTCTGGTTCAGTGAGCCCGACGATCAGTTCCTTCTCCTTGACCCTGCCGATAATCCGTTTATAGCCGGCTGGCAGTCGATTCCGGGTGGAATCGATTGTGAGAATCAGGCTGATCCTGGCAAACCTGGCCCTGAGTCGTTCATCGACTTCTATGCCGGTGGTGTGGATATTGCTTGCGCCGAAGACATCGACGATCGTGGCGACTTGAACCTTAACGGTATCGCCCATGAAATCGCCGACGCGGTTCTGTATTCCAACTACTTCATCTTCGGCCCGTCCGTCTTCGATATCAATGCTGCCGGACAGGTTGCGGCCTCTGACGTCAACAACGACGGCAAGGTCCTGACCGTGGGTGACCTGGTTTACCTGATTCGTGTCATCAATGGCGATGAGATCGCGATTCCGAAGCTGGCTCCGTTTGCCAACAATGTTGATGTCAGAGTTGTTAACAGCATCAATGGCGTCAGCGTCAACACCAGCTCCGGTACCGATATCGGTGCCGCCCTGTTCGTGTTCCAGGCTGATAACGTGCTTGGCGAGCCGACTCTCTCGGCTTCCGGCATGGATATTATGTCGAACTACGAAAACGGCGAACTCCGTGTGCTGGTCTATGATTACGGTAGCGGTTACGTTCCGTCAGGTGAGAACAAGCTGTTCAATGTTGCCGTCAATGGCGACATCCAGCTTACTCATGCTGAAATCGTTGACTACAATGGTTCCGACCTGAACGTCAACGCCAGCATGAAGGCTCTCCCGACCGAATTCGCGGCCAAGCCGAACTATCCGAACCCGTTCAACCCGTCTACCGACATACAGCTCGATCTGCCCGAGTCTGCCAACTGGTCGATTGACATCTACAATGTCAGTGGTCAGCTGGTCAAGAGCTTCTCCGGCCACAACGATGCTGGTACTGTCACTGTGACCTGGGATGCTACGGGTATGGCTTCCGGTATCTACTTCTACAAAGCCACTGTGGGTCAGTATACCAAGGTCCACAAAATGGTCCTGATGAAGTAA